In the genome of Mytilus edulis chromosome 3, xbMytEdul2.2, whole genome shotgun sequence, one region contains:
- the LOC139514130 gene encoding serine/threonine-protein kinase MRCK alpha-like isoform X2, translated as MLNMSAEDRVKKLTHLYMSDLQNSKGQALSIETLLDVLVVLYDECCNTTLRREKNISEFVEFAKPIVNRVKEFRLHRDDFETVRIIGRGSFGEVAVVKLKNTDKVFAMKILNKWEMLKRAETACFKEERDVLVKGDRRWITNLHYAFQDENFLYLVMDYYCGGDLLTLLTKFEEGLPEDLAKFYIAEMVLAVSSLHKLGYVHRDIKPDNVLIDLSGHIVLADFGSCLKLQEDGTVRSSRAVGTPDYISPEILRAMEDGHGRYGPECDWWSIGVCIFEMLIGETPFYAESLVETYGKIMNHQSRFEFPCDIEISDDATDLIKKLICSAETRFGRTGLDEFKQHPWFSGIDWENIREMNAPYVPEVSSPTDTSNFDVDDSDFTHTDSIPPSTNATFTGHHLPFVGFTFTSHSQISDLGNLQDVGDIDPSNLESLAVEAFERRIKNLDRENTELKRKLQESTVTVQRLSSEASGAAASGASESESRHLKEEIAVLHKVVAESQTEISAIEQELKRAQDNKQELERKIKLIEEEKNALEKELQDFRDKYKQQSRELKEALAKQKITIEQYTDTNDSLLKTQSKVKELTRELRNKEDEVDESKRKLDSMKNERRRIEKSMSELQNHLEEFKSESSKEKKLRERAEQYTRELEQEIEGIKRKNLGRASNPANIELTQEVSRLKSQLEKTKVEKEEKVSRVTSKYQSEISDLKFSLSEHEHKDKELRKEILTLKDKLKNNVSEDEVASRIQRLKLQLEHSERQHALIGEENDRLKDEISSQENALRAMNKEKMQLEQEMRDIYDKRESVAQWEAQISEIIKWVSDEKDARGYLQALATKMTEELENLKVMGVSDDSNRQRWRNRRSQRLDKMELLTLQSSLQSEIQAKQQIADELSKLKSSVVSFEKKNHEQDTIIEKLSKEVEELRKEKETLLEKQDIADSSGNTGERSREQTLMSFIKGQFSLLNDSDNESAVEDDSMSEDGLSHGDSRTNSRSDLHMGAPPDTPDVTHQSSPIIQPEHVYDQPWGASKTGSMPQPKTHKFVMKNFYTPSKCNLCTSLMVGIQRQGTTCSECAYCCHVHCMEKAPSVCPVPAEQNKRPVGIDINRGIGTAYEGYVRVPRLGGIKKGWIRQFVVVCDFKLFLYDTLPDKNQPTNVVQQVLDMRDEEFSVSAVLPSDVIHANKKDIPCILRVTTSEMNPPGSKYQVLMLAESEQERHRWVGALNELHKLLRKNKLPYKSAFQAQEVYDNSLSLVKSTNSCTILEQNKLLMGTDEGLFVAQLNKDVLIRIGDKNEKKPVYQVELVHDEQLVVYTSGRQHHVKIIHQSVLDGHEGDPVKIPDTKGCSVFCVGFIRQTQNSCLCVAIKRTIQVYDLILTRQRYRKVKDIQVPGHVQFLEIINDRLCVGYPSCFAIYSVQGDAAPMALLNTEDPSLQFLVQIQLDALLAVQVSESEYFLVFNVLGVYVDNSGKRSRTQEMMWPAPPLAFAYYEPYLLCYSENAVFVYNIQTTEWIQTLNLKKTKPLCKDGSMNLFTNLDSQHIVYFKNIHLEEDKLNLSEIFKSKSVNRSKRRFSFKTRDDQNVKGQERRSREISGPMSFSHVAHMGPDSFHTSTPVLPVQADRRSRIISGPTNFSHVAHMGPDLGLQALIELPKNQPQPEASGGNDPIPQRVRSMLHPSMKTVQEAHTRGAQHNGSARPISTASDSPDLGHDRASLGESTSSMFEDCYEIAGTRLSFTSSNSSGIGTPPGGSTSDDPRTDNDAEFECSRL; from the exons ACTGCTTGTTTTAAAGAAGAACGAGATGTTTTAGTCAAGGGAGATAGACGATGGATAACTAATCTTCATTATGCCTTTCAAGATGAAAACTTCTTG taTTTAGTGATGGATTATTATTGTGGTGGTGACTTGTTGACATTATTAACCAAGTTTGAAGAAGGCCTTCCTGAAGATTTAGCTAAATTTTATATAGCAGAAATGGTTTTAGCCGTTAGTTCTCTTCATAAATTAGGATATGTACATAGAGACATCAAGCCAGACAATGTGTTAATAGATCTGTCTGGTCATATAGTGCTAGCTGACTTTGGTTCTTGTCTAAAATTACAGGAGGACGGCACG GTTCGATCCTCTAGAGCAGTAGGTACACCTGATTACATCTCTCCTGAAATCCTTAGG GCAATGGAAGATGGCCATGGTCGTTATGGTCCTGAATGTGATTGGTGGTCAATAGGTGTTTgtatatttgaaatgttaataGGAGAGACACCTTTCTATGCTGAATCTCTGGTAGAAACCTATGGAAAAATTATGAACCATCAG tcccgttttgaatttccctgcGATATAGAGATCAGTGATGATGCCACAGATTTGATAAAGAAATTGATATGTAGTGCTGAGACTAGATTTGGTAGAACTGGTCTGGATGAATTCAAACAACACCCCTGGTTTTCTGGTATTGACTGGGAAAACATTAGAGAAA TGAATGCTCCTTATGTCCCAGAAGTTAGCAGTCCGACAGACACGTCCAACTTTGATGTAGATGACTCAGACTTTACACATACT GATTCTATACCTCCCTCGACGAATGCTACCTTTACTGGTCATCACTTACCATTTGTAGGATTTACTTTTACCTCTCATAG tcaAATTTCTGATCTTGGAAACCTTCAAGACGTTGGTGATATTGATCCATCTAATCTTGAATCATTAGCTGTAGAGGCATTTGAAAGGAGAATCAAAAATCTAGACAGAGAAAACACAGAGCTGAAAAGGAAACTTCAAG AATCTACTGTAACAGTTCAAAGATTATCATCAGAAGCGAGTGGTGCTGCAGCCTCAGGAGCATCAGAGTCAGAATCTCGACATCTGAAGGAAGAAATCGCTGTCTTACATAAAGTTGTTGCAG aGTCTCAGACAGAAATTAGTGCTATTGAACAAGAACTGAAGAGAGCTCAAGACAACAAACAGGAACTAGAGAGAAAAATAAAACTCATAGAGGAGGAGAAAAATGCATTAGAAAAA GAATTACAAGACTTCAGAGACAAGTATAAACAACAGTCAAGAGAATTAAAAGAAGCTTTagcaaaacaaaaaattacaatagAACAGTACACAGACACAAACGATTC ACTGTTAAAGACCCAATCCAAAGTAAAAGAGCTAACAAGAGAATTACGGAACAAAGAAGATGAGGTTGACGAGAGCAAGAGGAAACTGGATAGTATGAAGAACGAACGAAGAAGAATTGAGAAATCCATGTCTGAG TTACAAAACCATTTAGAAGAGTTTAAATCAGAATCTAGTAAAGAAAAGAAGTTACGAGAGAGAGCAGAACAGTACACTAGAGAATTAGAACAAGAAATAGAGGGTATTAAAAGGAAAAACTTGGGGAGGGCATCTAATCCGGCAAATATAGAATTAACACAAGAAGTCTCAAG ATTAAAAAGCCAGTTAGAGAAGACCAAAGTTGAAAAGGAAGAGAAAGTTTCTAGAGTGACCAGCAAATATCAGTCagaaataagtgatttaaaattttcattaagtGAACATGAACATAAGGATAAAGAATTAAGGAAAGAAATATTGAcgttaaaagacaaattaaaaaataatgtgtCCGAGGATGAGGTTGCTAGTAGAATTCAAAGGTTAAAATTACAATTAGAACATTCAGAGAGACAGCATGCGTTGATAGGAGAGGAAAATGATAGATTAAAAGATGAAATCTCATCA CAAGAGAATGCTTTGAGAGCTATGAACAAGGAAAAGATGCAGTTAGAACAAGAAATGAGAGACATTTATGATAAACGAGAATCTGTGGCTCAATGGGAGGCGCAAATCTCAGAAATCATCAAATG GGTGAGTGATGAGAAGGATGCCAGAGGTTATCTCCAGGCTTTGGCTACTAAAATGACAGAGGAATTGGAGAACCTTAAAGTCATGGGAGTTTCTGATGATTCT aatcgGCAGAGATGGAGAAACCGTAGATCTCAGAGACTTGACAAGATGGAGCTACTTACACTACAGTCTAGTCTACAAAGTGAAATCCAGGCAAAACAACAGATAGCTGATGAATTATCAAAGTTAAAATCATCTGTTGTTAGTTTTGAAAA GAAAAACCATGAACAAGACACAATTATAGAAAAATTATCCAAAGAAGTAGAAGAACTTAGGAAAGAGAAGGAGACATTATTAGAGAAACAAGATATTGCAGATT CAAGTGGAAATACAG GGGAAAGATCAAGAGAGCAGACATTGATGAGCTTCATCAAGGGACAGTTTTCTTTGTTAAATGAT TCAGACAATGAAAGTGCAGTTGAGGATGATAGTATGAGTGAAGATGGCCTGTCACATGGAGACTCCCGTACAAACTCACGGTCAGACCTTCACATGGGGGCGCCACCAGATACTCCTGATGTTACACACCAATCTAGTCCAATAATACAACCAGAACATGTGTATGATCAACCATGGGGTGCTTCTAAAACAGGCTCAATGCCACAACCTAAAACTCATAAATTTGTCATGAAAAACTTCTACACACCATCCAAATGTAACTTGTGTACCTCATTAATGGTGGGAATACAGAGACAAGGAACCACATGTTCAG AGTGTGCTTACTGCTGTCATGTACATTGTATGGAGAAAGCTCCGTCAGTTTGTCCCGTACCTGCAGAGCAAA ATAAAAGGCCAGTTGGTATAGATATTAACCGGGGTATAGGTACAGCATATGAAGGTTATGTTAGG GTGCCAAGATTAGGAGGAATTAAAAAAGGATGGATCCGGCAGTTTGTAGTCGTCtgtgattttaaattatttttatatgatacTCTGCCAGATAAGAACCAGCCTACAAATGTTGTTCAACAAGTTTTAGATATGAG AGATGAAGAATTTTCTGTTAGTGCTGTTTTACCCTCAGATGTGATACATGCCAATAAAAAGGATATCCCTTGCATTCTTAGG GTTACAACATCAGAAATGAATCCTCCAGGAAGTAAATACCAAGTATTAATGTTAGCTGAAAGTGAGCAGGAGAGACACCGATGGGTCGGAGCTCTGAATGAGTTACACAAGCTTCTACGCAAGAATAAGCTCCCATACAAATCT GCATTTCAGGCTCAGGAGGTATATGACAACTCACTGTCGTTAGTCAAAAGTACAAATTCTTGTACAATTTTAG AACAAAACAAATTGTTGATGGGAACAGACGAAGGTTTGTTTGTGGCACAGTTAAACAAAGATG TGTTGATCAGGATCGGGGATAAGAATGAGAAGAAACCAGTATATCAAGTAGAATTAGTCCATGATGAACAGTTAGTAGTATATACTAGTG GTAGACAACACCATGTAAAGATAATACATCAGTCCGTATTAGACGGACACGAAGGTGATCCAGTTAAAATTCCAGACACAAAAGGCTGTAGTGTGTTCTGTGTAGGATTTATACGTCAGACTCAAAACTCTTGTCTCTGTGTTGCTATTAAAAGAACTATACAAGTGTACGACCTTATATTAACCAGACAACGCTATCGAAAGGTCAAAGACATTCAAGTTCCGGGACATGTGCAGTTTCTAGAAATAATCAATGATAGACTTTGTGTAGGATATCCATCTTGTTTTGCTATTTATAGTGTACAAGGGGATGCTGCACCAATGG CTTTACTGAACACAGAGGACCCTAGTCTACAATTTCTTGTCCAGATACAATTAGATGCACTGCTGGCAGTACAGGTGTCTGAATCAGAATATTTTCTAGTGTTTAATG TATTAGGTGTATATGTAGATAATAGTGGTAAGAGAAGTAGGACTCAAGAAATGATGTGGCCAGCTCCACCTTTGGCATTTG ccTATTATGAACCATATCTCCTGTGCTATTCTGAAAATGctgtttttgtatataatatacaaaCTACTGAATGGATACAGACTCTCAACCtaaaaaaa ACAAAACCTTTATGTAAAGATGGTTCTATGAATTTGTTCACAAACCTTGACTCACAACATATAGTCTACTTCAAAAATATTCACTTAG AAGAAGACAAACTTAACTTATCAGAAATTTTCAAGAGCAAGAGTGTAAACAGAAGTAAAAGACGATTCTCTTTCAAAACAAGAGATGATCAGAATGTTAAAGG GCAGGAACGACGTTCTCGTGAAATTTCTGGACCAATGTCGTTCAGTCATGTAGCACATATGGGACCAGATAGTTTTCACACCAGTACTCCAGTACTTCCAGTGCA ggcAGACAGACGATCAAGAATTATTTCTGGACCAACAAATTTCAGTCATGTGGCTCATATGGGTCCTGATTTGGGACTTCAGGCATTGATAGAACTTCCAAAG aatCAACCTCAACCAGAGGCCTCAGGAGGGAATGATCCAATCCCACAGAGAGTTAGAAGTATGCTGCATCCTAGCATGAAAACTGTTCAAGAAGCTCATACAAGGGGTGCACAACATAATG gAAGTGCTCGTCCTATTTCAACTGCATCTGACAGTCCAGATTTAGGCCATGACCGAGCATCTTTAGGAGAGAGTACATCTTCAATGTTTGAG gatTGCTATGAAATTGCCGGTACACGTCTTTCATTTACTTCCTCCAATAGCAGTGGTATTGGTACGCCACCTGGAGGCAGTACATCAGATGATCCAAGGACAGATAACGATGCTGAATTTGAATGTTCACGACTATGA
- the LOC139514130 gene encoding serine/threonine-protein kinase MRCK alpha-like isoform X3 → MLNMSAEDRVKKLTHLYMSDLQNSKGQALSIETLLDVLVVLYDECCNTTLRREKNISEFVEFAKPIVNRVKEFRLHRDDFETVRIIGRGSFGEVAVVKLKNTDKVFAMKILNKWEMLKRAETACFKEERDVLVKGDRRWITNLHYAFQDENFLYLVMDYYCGGDLLTLLTKFEEGLPEDLAKFYIAEMVLAVSSLHKLGYVHRDIKPDNVLIDLSGHIVLADFGSCLKLQEDGTVRSSRAVGTPDYISPEILRAMEDGHGRYGPECDWWSIGVCIFEMLIGETPFYAESLVETYGKIMNHQSRFEFPCDIEISDDATDLIKKLICSAETRFGRTGLDEFKQHPWFSGIDWENIREMNAPYVPEVSSPTDTSNFDVDDSDFTHTDSIPPSTNATFTGHHLPFVGFTFTSHSQISDLGNLQDVGDIDPSNLESLAVEAFERRIKNLDRENTELKRKLQESTVTVQRLSSEASGAAASGASESESRHLKEEIAVLHKVVAESQTEISAIEQELKRAQDNKQELERKIKLIEEEKNALEKELQDFRDKYKQQSRELKEALAKQKITIEQYTDTNDSLLKTQSKVKELTRELRNKEDEVDESKRKLDSMKNERRRIEKSMSELQNHLEEFKSESSKEKKLRERAEQYTRELEQEIEGIKRKNLGRASNPANIELTQEVSRLKSQLEKTKVEKEEKVSRVTSKYQSEISDLKFSLSEHEHKDKELRKEILTLKDKLKNNVSEDEVASRIQRLKLQLEHSERQHALIGEENDRLKDEISSQENALRAMNKEKMQLEQEMRDIYDKRESVAQWEAQISEIIKWVSDEKDARGYLQALATKMTEELENLKVMGVSDDSNRQRWRNRRSQRLDKMELLTLQSSLQSEIQAKQQIADELSKLKSSVVSFEKKNHEQDTIIEKLSKEVEELRKEKETLLEKQDIADWERSREQTLMSFIKGQFSLLNDSDNESAVEDDSMSEDGLSHGDSRTNSRSDLHMGAPPDTPDVTHQSSPIIQPEHVYDQPWGASKTGSMPQPKTHKFVMKNFYTPSKCNLCTSLMVGIQRQGTTCSECAYCCHVHCMEKAPSVCPVPAEQNKRPVGIDINRGIGTAYEGYVRVPRLGGIKKGWIRQFVVVCDFKLFLYDTLPDKNQPTNVVQQVLDMRDEEFSVSAVLPSDVIHANKKDIPCILRVTTSEMNPPGSKYQVLMLAESEQERHRWVGALNELHKLLRKNKLPYKSAFQAQEVYDNSLSLVKSTNSCTILEQNKLLMGTDEGLFVAQLNKDVLIRIGDKNEKKPVYQVELVHDEQLVVYTSGRQHHVKIIHQSVLDGHEGDPVKIPDTKGCSVFCVGFIRQTQNSCLCVAIKRTIQVYDLILTRQRYRKVKDIQVPGHVQFLEIINDRLCVGYPSCFAIYSVQGDAAPMALLNTEDPSLQFLVQIQLDALLAVQVSESEYFLVFNVLGVYVDNSGKRSRTQEMMWPAPPLAFAYYEPYLLCYSENAVFVYNIQTTEWIQTLNLKKTKPLCKDGSMNLFTNLDSQHIVYFKNIHLEEDKLNLSEIFKSKSVNRSKRRFSFKTRDDQNVKGADRRSRIISGPTNFSHVAHMGPDLGLQALIELPKNQPQPEASGGNDPIPQRVRSMLHPSMKTVQEAHTRGAQHNGSARPISTASDSPDLGHDRASLGESTSSMFEDCYEIAGTRLSFTSSNSSGIGTPPGGSTSDDPRTDNDAEFECSRL, encoded by the exons ACTGCTTGTTTTAAAGAAGAACGAGATGTTTTAGTCAAGGGAGATAGACGATGGATAACTAATCTTCATTATGCCTTTCAAGATGAAAACTTCTTG taTTTAGTGATGGATTATTATTGTGGTGGTGACTTGTTGACATTATTAACCAAGTTTGAAGAAGGCCTTCCTGAAGATTTAGCTAAATTTTATATAGCAGAAATGGTTTTAGCCGTTAGTTCTCTTCATAAATTAGGATATGTACATAGAGACATCAAGCCAGACAATGTGTTAATAGATCTGTCTGGTCATATAGTGCTAGCTGACTTTGGTTCTTGTCTAAAATTACAGGAGGACGGCACG GTGCGATCCTCTAGAGCAGTAGGCACACCTGATTACATTTCTCCTGAAATCCTTAGG GCAATGGAAGATGGCCATGGTCGTTATGGTCCTGAATGTGATTGGTGGTCAATAGGTGTTTgtatatttgaaatgttaataGGAGAGACACCTTTCTATGCTGAATCTCTGGTAGAAACCTATGGAAAAATTATGAACCATCAG tcccgttttgaatttccctgcGATATAGAGATCAGTGATGATGCCACAGATTTGATAAAGAAATTGATATGTAGTGCTGAGACTAGATTTGGTAGAACTGGTCTGGATGAATTCAAACAACACCCCTGGTTTTCTGGTATTGACTGGGAAAACATTAGAGAAA TGAATGCTCCTTATGTCCCAGAAGTTAGCAGTCCGACAGACACGTCCAACTTTGATGTAGATGACTCAGACTTTACACATACT GATTCTATACCTCCCTCGACGAATGCTACCTTTACTGGTCATCACTTACCATTTGTAGGATTTACTTTTACCTCTCATAG tcaAATTTCTGATCTTGGAAACCTTCAAGACGTTGGTGATATTGATCCATCTAATCTTGAATCATTAGCTGTAGAGGCATTTGAAAGGAGAATCAAAAATCTAGACAGAGAAAACACAGAGCTGAAAAGGAAACTTCAAG AATCTACTGTAACAGTTCAAAGATTATCATCAGAAGCGAGTGGTGCTGCAGCCTCAGGAGCATCAGAGTCAGAATCTCGACATCTGAAGGAAGAAATCGCTGTCTTACATAAAGTTGTTGCAG aGTCTCAGACAGAAATTAGTGCTATTGAACAAGAACTGAAGAGAGCTCAAGACAACAAACAGGAACTAGAGAGAAAAATAAAACTCATAGAGGAGGAGAAAAATGCATTAGAAAAA GAATTACAAGACTTCAGAGACAAGTATAAACAACAGTCAAGAGAATTAAAAGAAGCTTTagcaaaacaaaaaattacaatagAACAGTACACAGACACAAACGATTC ACTGTTAAAGACCCAATCCAAAGTAAAAGAGCTAACAAGAGAATTACGGAACAAAGAAGATGAGGTTGACGAGAGCAAGAGGAAACTGGATAGTATGAAGAACGAACGAAGAAGAATTGAGAAATCCATGTCTGAG TTACAAAACCATTTAGAAGAGTTTAAATCAGAATCTAGTAAAGAAAAGAAGTTACGAGAGAGAGCAGAACAGTACACTAGAGAATTAGAACAAGAAATAGAGGGTATTAAAAGGAAAAACTTGGGGAGGGCATCTAATCCGGCAAATATAGAATTAACACAAGAAGTCTCAAG ATTAAAAAGCCAGTTAGAGAAGACCAAAGTTGAAAAGGAAGAGAAAGTTTCTAGAGTGACCAGCAAATATCAGTCagaaataagtgatttaaaattttcattaagtGAACATGAACATAAGGATAAAGAATTAAGGAAAGAAATATTGAcgttaaaagacaaattaaaaaataatgtgtCCGAGGATGAGGTTGCTAGTAGAATTCAAAGGTTAAAATTACAATTAGAACATTCAGAGAGACAGCATGCGTTGATAGGAGAGGAAAATGATAGATTAAAAGATGAAATCTCATCA CAAGAGAATGCTTTGAGAGCTATGAACAAGGAAAAGATGCAGTTAGAACAAGAAATGAGAGACATTTATGATAAACGAGAATCTGTGGCTCAATGGGAGGCGCAAATCTCAGAAATCATCAAATG GGTGAGTGATGAGAAGGATGCCAGAGGTTATCTCCAGGCTTTGGCTACTAAAATGACAGAGGAATTGGAGAACCTTAAAGTCATGGGAGTTTCTGATGATTCT aatcgGCAGAGATGGAGAAACCGTAGATCTCAGAGACTTGACAAGATGGAGCTACTTACACTACAGTCTAGTCTACAAAGTGAAATCCAGGCAAAACAACAGATAGCTGATGAATTATCAAAGTTAAAATCATCTGTTGTTAGTTTTGAAAA GAAAAACCATGAACAAGACACAATTATAGAAAAATTATCCAAAGAAGTAGAAGAACTTAGGAAAGAGAAGGAGACATTATTAGAGAAACAAGATATTGCAGATT GGGAAAGATCAAGAGAGCAGACATTGATGAGCTTCATCAAGGGACAGTTTTCTTTGTTAAATGAT TCAGACAATGAAAGTGCAGTTGAGGATGATAGTATGAGTGAAGATGGCCTGTCACATGGAGACTCCCGTACAAACTCACGGTCAGACCTTCACATGGGGGCGCCACCAGATACTCCTGATGTTACACACCAATCTAGTCCAATAATACAACCAGAACATGTGTATGATCAACCATGGGGTGCTTCTAAAACAGGCTCAATGCCACAACCTAAAACTCATAAATTTGTCATGAAAAACTTCTACACACCATCCAAATGTAACTTGTGTACCTCATTAATGGTGGGAATACAGAGACAAGGAACCACATGTTCAG AGTGTGCTTACTGCTGTCATGTACATTGTATGGAGAAAGCTCCGTCAGTTTGTCCCGTACCTGCAGAGCAAA ATAAAAGGCCAGTTGGTATAGATATTAACCGGGGTATAGGTACAGCATATGAAGGTTATGTTAGG GTGCCAAGATTAGGAGGAATTAAAAAAGGATGGATCCGGCAGTTTGTAGTCGTCtgtgattttaaattatttttatatgatacTCTGCCAGATAAGAACCAGCCTACAAATGTTGTTCAACAAGTTTTAGATATGAG AGATGAAGAATTTTCTGTTAGTGCTGTTTTACCCTCAGATGTGATACATGCCAATAAAAAGGATATCCCTTGCATTCTTAGG GTTACAACATCAGAAATGAATCCTCCAGGAAGTAAATACCAAGTATTAATGTTAGCTGAAAGTGAGCAGGAGAGACACCGATGGGTCGGAGCTCTGAATGAGTTACACAAGCTTCTACGCAAGAATAAGCTCCCATACAAATCT GCATTTCAGGCTCAGGAGGTATATGACAACTCACTGTCGTTAGTCAAAAGTACAAATTCTTGTACAATTTTAG AACAAAACAAATTGTTGATGGGAACAGACGAAGGTTTGTTTGTGGCACAGTTAAACAAAGATG TGTTGATCAGGATCGGGGATAAGAATGAGAAGAAACCAGTATATCAAGTAGAATTAGTCCATGATGAACAGTTAGTAGTATATACTAGTG GTAGACAACACCATGTAAAGATAATACATCAGTCCGTATTAGACGGACACGAAGGTGATCCAGTTAAAATTCCAGACACAAAAGGCTGTAGTGTGTTCTGTGTAGGATTTATACGTCAGACTCAAAACTCTTGTCTCTGTGTTGCTATTAAAAGAACTATACAAGTGTACGACCTTATATTAACCAGACAACGCTATCGAAAGGTCAAAGACATTCAAGTTCCGGGACATGTGCAGTTTCTAGAAATAATCAATGATAGACTTTGTGTAGGATATCCATCTTGTTTTGCTATTTATAGTGTACAAGGGGATGCTGCACCAATGG CTTTACTGAACACAGAGGACCCTAGTCTACAATTTCTTGTCCAGATACAATTAGATGCACTGCTGGCAGTACAGGTGTCTGAATCAGAATATTTTCTAGTGTTTAATG TATTAGGTGTATATGTAGATAATAGTGGTAAGAGAAGTAGGACTCAAGAAATGATGTGGCCAGCTCCACCTTTGGCATTTG ccTATTATGAACCATATCTCCTGTGCTATTCTGAAAATGctgtttttgtatataatatacaaaCTACTGAATGGATACAGACTCTCAACCtaaaaaaa ACAAAACCTTTATGTAAAGATGGTTCTATGAATTTGTTCACAAACCTTGACTCACAACATATAGTCTACTTCAAAAATATTCACTTAG AAGAAGACAAACTTAACTTATCAGAAATTTTCAAGAGCAAGAGTGTAAACAGAAGTAAAAGACGATTCTCTTTCAAAACAAGAGATGATCAGAATGTTAAAGG ggcAGACAGACGATCAAGAATTATTTCTGGACCAACAAATTTCAGTCATGTGGCTCATATGGGTCCTGATTTGGGACTTCAGGCATTGATAGAACTTCCAAAG aatCAACCTCAACCAGAGGCCTCAGGAGGGAATGATCCAATCCCACAGAGAGTTAGAAGTATGCTGCATCCTAGCATGAAAACTGTTCAAGAAGCTCATACAAGGGGTGCACAACATAATG gAAGTGCTCGTCCTATTTCAACTGCATCTGACAGTCCAGATTTAGGCCATGACCGAGCATCTTTAGGAGAGAGTACATCTTCAATGTTTGAG gatTGCTATGAAATTGCCGGTACACGTCTTTCATTTACTTCCTCCAATAGCAGTGGTATTGGTACGCCACCTGGAGGCAGTACATCAGATGATCCAAGGACAGATAACGATGCTGAATTTGAATGTTCACGACTATGA